Genomic window (Pseudomonas xantholysinigenes):
CGATGTCAGTGCTCGCTTCTTTACCCAGGCCCATGATGACCAAGAGGCGCGCCAGGCACTGGCCCAGGCCGCCGAGCGCCAGGTGCCGGTGCTGGTGATCGGCGGTGGCAGCAACCTGCTGCTGTCCCGTGATGTCGAGGCCCTGGTGCTGCACATGGCCAGCCGTGGCCGGCGCCTGCTCAGCGATGATGGCGAGCGGGTGGTGGTGGAGGCCGAGGCCGGCGAGCCCTGGCATCCGTTCGTGCAGTGGAGCCTTGCGCAGGGCTTGTGCGGGCTGGAGAACCTCAGTCTGATCCCTGGCACCGTGGGTGCTGCACCGATGCAGAACGTCGGCGCCTATGGCGTGGAGATCAAGGACGTATTCGCCGGCTTGACCGCGCTGGACCGCGAGACCGGCGAGTTGCACGATTTCTCGCTGGAGGACTGCGCGTTCGGCTATCGCGACAGCCTGTTCAAGCGCAACCCCGGGCGCTGGCTGATCCTGCGCGTGCGCTTTGCCTTGAACCGTACCTTGCAGGCACACCTGGACTATGGTCCGGTGCGTCAACGCCTGGCGGAGCAGGGCGTCGAGCAGCTAACCGCGCAGGCGATCAGCGACGCGATCTGCAGCATTCGTCGGGAAAAGCTGCCGGATCCGGCCGAGCTGGGGAATGCCGGGAGCTTCTTCAAGAACCCTGTGGTACCTGCCGCGTTGGCCGAGCGTATTCGTGCCGCGCATCCTGGCGTGGTGGCCTATCCCCAGGCCGATGGCCAGGTGAAGCTGGCCGCTGGCTGGCTGATCGAGCAGGCGGGGTGGAAAGGCTATCGCGATGGCGATGCCGGCGTGCACCGCTTGCAGTCGCTGGTGCTGGTGAACTACGGCCAGGCGAGCGGGGCACAGTTGCATGGGCTGGCGCGGCGGATCCAGGCGGATATCCTCGAACGCTTCGGGGTCGAGTTGGAGATGGAGCCGAACCTGTACTGATCAGGCGGCCGACGCGCAGCCTGGGGGAGCGGCTATAGCCACGAAGCAAGCGACGCGGTGGATGGCACCGGCTTTGCCGGTGTTCGCGGCTAAAGCCGCTCCCACAGGTCCCTGCTAGATCAATAGGCTGTGTGCGAAGCCGCTGCCATCCACCCGGCAAAGAAAAAGCCCCGCCAGTTCGCACTGGCGGGGCTTTTTCATTCAGCCGAGGCTATCAACCGTGATGAGGCTTGTGCTCGTCAGCGGTTTCCAGGGCTTCGGCCGGGGCAGCCTGGGCGGCGGCCAGGGCGGCGGCGGCTTCGGCTTCACGCTTGCGGCGACGCACTTCACGCGGGTCGTTCGGCGCGCGGCCGTTCGGCAGCATGATGGTCGACGGCTCGACCGGCGCTTCTTCGGCAACCACGACTGGCGCAGGCTCGGCCACCGGGGCTTCGACCACTTCAGGCTGGGCTTCGACGATTTCCACCGCTGGGGCAGCAGGCTGCTCAGCGACAGGTGCCAGGGTCTCGATCACTTCGGCAACCGGTGCCTGCGCGATTTCACCGGCTTCCACCGCAGGGGCTTCCACGACCTCTGCAGGCTCGGCGGCTGCCTCGACAACGGCGGCTGGCTGCTCGACTGCGGCTTCTTCTGCCACGGGTTGTGGCGCCACTTCGACCACGGGCTCGATGCTTGGCTCGACGGCGGCCACAGGCTCGCTGACAGGCTGCTCGACGACCGGGGCGATGGCGACCTGCTCGGCCACGACTTCGGTGATTTCCACCTGGGTCTCGGCGACAGCGGCGCTGGCGCGCTCGGCCTGCTGGTTGGCTTCGGCCTCGGCGTCGGCGCTGATGTTGCTGGTGGCAACGGCAGCGATGACGGCAGTGCCGGCGGCCAGTTCGGCACCCAGCTCGGTGGCCTGGTGCTGTTGTGGCAGCTCTTCGCCGGCGTCTTCGTCGCTGCCTTCGATCAGCTCGCCATTGGCGTTGCGTTGGCGCTCACGACGGTTGCTGCGACGACGCTGGCCACGGGAGCGGCGACGTGGACGCTCGCCATCGGCGCCTTCCTGCTCGTCCTGCAGCAGCTCTTCGTTCGGCAGTTGCTCCTCGGCGAGCTCGACGGCTTGTTCGGCAGCCTGCGCCTCTGGGCGCAGCTGGCGCTCTTCGCGTGGGGCGCGTTCCTCACGTGGTGCACGTTCTTCACGAGGAGCACGTTCTTCGCGTGGTGCGCGCTCTTCACGAGGAGCACGTTCTTCGCGTGGTGCGCGCTCTTCACGAGGGGCACGTTCTTCGCGTGGTGCGCGCTCTTCGCGAGGAGCACGTTCCTCACGTGGTGCGCGCTCTTCGCGTGGCGCACGTTCTTCACGGGCTACGCGCTCTTCACGTGGCGCACGTTCTTCACGCGGGGCGCGTTCTTCACGGGCGGCCGGTGCGGCGTCCAGCGGCTCGCGCAGTTCGCGCACGCGCTCTTCGCGGTTGCCGCGGCGGTCTTCACGCGGCTGGCGCGGTTGGCGCTCTTCGCGTGGCGCGCGTTCTTCACGCGGCTGACGCTCTTCACGCGGGGCACGCTCGCTGCGCTCTTCGCGTGGCTTGCGGTCTTCCTCGCGACGGCCGTTGCGGTTGCGGCTTTGCTGGCGACCGTTGCGACGCTCTTCATTGCGTGGCGAGCGCTCGGTGGCTGGCTTCTCGGTGGTTGCGGCCGGTGCGGCGGCTGGTTCGTCCTTGCCGGCGAACAGGCTGACCAGCGACTTGACCAGACCCTTGAACAGGCTTGGCTCGGTGGCGACGGGGGTGGCGACCGGCGCGGCTGGGGCCGGCTGTTCTTCAGTGGCGGTCGGAACCGGTGCGTTGGCGCGGGCCGGCGCGGTCTTGACCGCGGCTTCCTGGCGCACCAGGGTGCGGGTGGCGGTCGGCTGCGGAGCTTCTTCGGTTTCGGCCGAGGCGATCTCGTAGCTGGATTGGTTGTTCAGCACGTCCGGGTTGTCGTCGCGCAGGCGCTGGACTTCGAAGTGCGGGGTTTCCAGGTGATCGTTCGGCAGGATGATGATGCGCGCGCGGGTACGCAGTTCGATCTTGGTGATCGAGTTGCGCTTCTCGTTGAGCAGGAAGGCGGCTACCGGGATCGGCACCTGGGCACGCACTTCGGCGGTGCGATCCTTCAGCGCTTCTTCTTCGATCAGGCGTAGGATCGCCAGCGACAGCGACTCGACGTCACGGATGATGCCGGTGCCGGAGCAGCGCGGGCAGACGATACCGCTGCTTTCGCCCAGGGAAGGGCGCAGGCGCTGGCGGGACATCTCCAGCAGGCCGAAGCGCGAGATGCGGCCGACCTGTACGCGGGCACGGTCGGCCTCGAGGCATTCACGCACGCGCTCTTCGACGGCGCGCTGGTTCTTCGCCGGGGTCATGTCGATGAAGTCGATGACGATCAGGCCGCCGATGTCGCGCAGGCGCAACTGGCGGGCGATCTCTTCGGCCGCTTCCAGGTTGGTCTGCAGGGCGGTTTCCTCGATGTCGCTACCCTTGGTGGCGCGCGCCGAGTTGATGTCGATGGAAACCAGGGCCTCGGTGGGGTCGATGACGATCGAGCCACCGGACGGCAGGTCGACGACGCGCTGGAAGGCGGTCTCGATCTGGCTTTCGATCTGGAAGCGGTTGAACAGCGGCACGCTGTCTTCGTACAGCTTGACCTTGCTGGCGTACTGCGGCATCACCTGGCGGATGAAGGTCAGGGCTTCTTCCTGGGCGTCGATGCTGTCGATCAGCACTTCGCCGATGTCCTGGCGCAGATAATCGCGGATGGCGCGAATTATGACGTTGCTTTCCTGGTAGATCAGGAACGGCGCGACGCGGTCTTGCGAGGCTTCCTTGATGGCGGTCCACAGCTGCAGCAGGTAGTCGAGGTCCCACTGCATTTCTTCACTGCTGCGGCCAAGGCCGGCGGTGCGCACGATCAGGCCCATGTCGCCGGGAACGGTCAGGCCGTTCAGCGCTTCGCGCAGTTCGTTGCGCTCTTCGCCTTCGATGCGGCGGGAGATGCCACCGGCGCGTGGGTTGTTGGGCATCAGCACCAGGTAACGGCCGGCCAGGCTGATGAAGGTGGTCAGGGCGGCGCCTTTGTTGCCGCGCTCTTCCTTCTCGACCTGGACGATGACTTCCTGGCCTTCGCTCAGGACTTCCTTGATGTTGACCCGGCCTTCAGGGTTTTTCTTGAAGTATTCGCGGGAGATTTCCTTCAGCGGCAGGAAGCCGTGACGTTCGGAGCCGAAGTCGACGAAGGCGGCTTCAAGGCTGGGCTCGATCCGGGTGATCTTGCCTTTGTAGATGTTGGCCTTTTTCTGCTCACGGGCGCCGGACTCGATGTCCAGGTCGTAGAGGCGTTGGCCGTCCACCAGGGCTACACGCAACTCTTCGGGTTGAGTTGCGTTAATCAGCATTCTTTTCATGTTGTACCGTCGGTTTCCGGGCTGCCGGAAACGGCGTTCGGCACACACGACTTCTCATGGTCGGTGCCTAGGTGCGCAAAGGGTGGCGGGCCACCCCCGTGTCTGGCGACGTTCGGCACCAGCCGGTTGCCCAGCCTGCCGTTGTCGCGACGACGCGTCCTGTTTCATGGTGCCAAAAGGCCTGTCGAGCTCTTCGAACGTGATCCGAATCAACCGAGCGGGCCTGGTGCACTCAGTCAGGAGGAGGAATCAACCGGTCGTCCGTGGACGCCACGAGGGCGTCTGTTCAGGACCTTGTCCGCTCATCGCCCGTGCATCGGGGCGCTGGCCGGACGTGGTGCCACACGGTCCGAGGGCTGTGCATCTCCACCCTGCACGTATCCCTTGAAAATTCGGTGCTGCCGCGCGCTGAATCCGCAACGGGTTGCATTTTTCGCCAGCCCGTACCGGGCTGGCGCCATAACATGTCCAAGGCAGGTATTTCCGGAGCACTTCGCCCAAATGCGCGGAGACGACGGTGGCGGGCAGAGGTACGGCGAAAAGAAGCGGGTAAGCAGGTGAAACACCGCACTTGTCGTTTTTTTCGGTCTTCTCTACACAGCGCTGGTGGCGATTCCAGGCATTCATTAAACTGGCGAACGCTCCGTAGGACGGCCTCGCGTCCTCGGAATTGCGATGGTCAGGGCCGGCGTAGAGCCTGTTGCCGCTGGCCTGCCGCTTTTGGCGGCGTTCGCGACTATAGCAGTAATGATTAAGTGCTTCAATTCCATAAAAAATTGTTATGATCCCGCCATGACGACCAATACCCCTCCGACTTCCGGCGTTCAGCTGATCGAAGTCGCGCCGGAGCTTGCCGGCCAGCGCATTGACAATTTCCTCATCACGGCCCTCAAGGGCGTGCCCAAGACTCTGGTCTACCGCATCCTGCGCAAGGGTGAGGTGCGGGTCAACAAGGGCAGGATCAAGCCTGAATACAAGTTGCAGGCCGGCGATATCGTGCGGGTGCCGCCCGTCCGTTTGCCGGAGCGCGACGAACCGGCGCCTGTCGCCCAGGGGCTGTTGCAGCGCCTGGAAGCCGCCATTGTCTACGAAGACAAGGCATTGATCGTGATGAACAAGCCGGCCGGCATCGCCGTGCATGGCGGCAGCGGCTTGAGTTTCGGGGTGATCGAGGCGCTGCGCCAGCTGCGCCCGGACGCCAAGGAGCTGGAGCTGGTGCACCGCCTGGACCGTGACACCTCTGGCCTGCTGATGATCGCCAAGAAGCGCAGCATGCTGCGCCACCTGCATGCGGCGCTGCGCGGCGATGGCGTGGACAAGCGCTACATGGCGCTGGTGCGCGGCCACTGGCCGACCTCGAAGAAGCAGGTCAACGCTCCCTTGCTCAAAAGCAACCTGCGCTCCGGTGAGCGCATGGTCGAGGTGAACGACGAAGGCAAGGAGGCGCTGACGATGTTCCGCGTGCTGCGCCGCTTCGGCGAGTTCGCCACTATCGTCGAGGCGCGGCCGATCACCGGGCGTACCCACCAGATTCGCGTGCACACCTTGCACGCCGGGCACATGATCGCCGGTGACAGCAAGTACGGCGACGAGGACTTCAGCCGGGAAATCCGCGAGCTGGGCGGCAAGCGCTTGTTCCTGCATGCTTACCAGCTCACCGTGCCGCTGCCTGATGGTGGCGAGCTCAAGCTCGAGGCGCCAGTGGACGAGGTGTGGGCCAAGACTATCGAGCGGCTGGCGTCCTGAGTCATGAGCAAACCTTATGACCTGCTGATCTTCGACTGGGACGGTACCCTGGCCGACTCCATCGGGCGCATTGTCGAGGCGATGAACGTGGCTGCCGGGCGTGCCGGCGAGGCGGCCAGCAGCGATACGGCGGTCAAGGGCATCATTGGCCTGGCGCTGAGCGAGGCGATCGGGCTGTTGTATCCGCACCTCGACGAGGCGCAGGTGCAAGTGTTCCGTCAGCATTACGCCGATGTCTACATGGCGCTGGATCAGCAACCTTCGCCGCTGTTCGAGGGCGTGGTCGAGTCGCTGGAGGCGTTCCGTGCCGAGGGCTACCGCCTGGCGGTGGCGACCGGCAAGGCCCGGCGAGGTCTGGATCGGGTGCTAAAGGCCAACGGCTGGGAGGGTTACTTCGATATCACCCGTGCCGCCGACGAGACCCGCGGCAAGCCGCATCCACTGATGCTCGAGGAAATCCTCGCGCATTGCCAGGTAGAACCCGGGCGGGCGCTGATGGTCGGAGATTCGGCGTTCGATCTGCAGATGGCCAGCAACGCTGGCATGCACTCGGTAGCGGTGGGCTACGGTGCAATGCCGCTGCAGGCATTGGCCGAATTTGGGCCGCAGCTGTGCATCGAGCATTTTTCCCAATTGCGCGAATGGCTCGCCAACGCCGCGCATATCAATTTCCAAGGTAGGTGAACATGGCTGACGAGTGGAAGGCGCCTGAATCCGACGAGGGCGCGGAGGAGCGCAAAAGTTGGAAGCTGCTCGAGAAAACCTTGCTGGCGGGCGTCCAGGAGCAGCGCCGGGCGCGGCGTTGGGGGATCTTCTTCAAGCTGCTGACCTTTGTTTACTTGTTTGGCATCCTGGCGCTGTTCACGCCGCTGATGGATGTCGACAAGGCCGCCTCGCGCAGTGCCAGCCATACCGCGCTGGTCGAAGTGCGCGGTGTGATCGCCGATCAGGAGCCGGCCAGCGCCGACAATATCGTCAAGAGCCTGCGCGAAGCGTTCAAGGATCCGAAGACCAAGGGCGTGGTGATGCGCATCAACAGCCCGGGCGGCAGCCCGGTGCAGTCGGGCTACATCTATGATGAGATTCGTCGCCTGCGTGCCGAGTATCCGGCGATCAAGCTGTATGCGGTGATCGCTGATCTGGGTGCTTCCGGGGCCTACTACATCGCCAGTGCCGCCGACGAGATCTATGCCGACAAGGCCAGCCTGGTCGGTTCCATCGGTGTCACCGCCGCCGGCTATGGCTTCGTCGGGACCATGGACAAGCTTGGAGTGGAGCGTCGTACCTATACGGCGGGCGAGCACAAGGCGTTTCTTGATCCGTTCTCGCCGCAAAAGCCCGAGGAAACCGCATTCTGGCAAGGCGTGCTGGATACCACGCACCGCCAGTTCATCGCCATGGTCAAGCAGGGGCGCGGCGAGCGCTTGAAGGACAAGGATCACCCTGAGCTGTTCAGTGGGCTGATCTGGTCCGGCGAGCAGGCCAAGGCGCTGGGGTTGGTGGATGGGCTCGGCAGTGCCAGCTATGTCGCTCGCGATATAGTCGGGGAGAAGGAGTTGGTGGACTTCACCGTGCAGGAGTCGCCGTTCGACCGGTTCTCCAAGCGCATCGGCGCCAGTGTGGCCGAGCGCCTGGCGCTGTACATGGGGTTCCAGGGGCCTTCGCTGCGTTGAGCTGAGTCGTATCGCTCAAGGTGTTCGGCGTTGGAGTTGCAGTGTCTATGAGATCGAGCGCCGCCCGCGCGGCGCAAGGCCGCTCCTTGTTGCAACGTGCCGAACCTGTCAGGCCATGGTTGCCCGCTTTGGCGCCTGTCTTGAGGTAGGTGGAGCGGCAGTGGTGCCCACACTGAAGCCGCGTCGTGCCCACAAGGCGGACCAGGTAATGGCACAGGGTTGACTGGCCCGAAACAGATGTAGGAGCGGCCTTGCGTCGCGATGCGCCGCGCGGGCGGCGCTCGATCTGATAGGCGCTGCAAGGGTTACGTCGGACACTTTATAGCTCCCGCGCCCAGAGTCCTTGAAAGGCCTGATCCTCAAGGCACCTGCACGCCTTCCTTGTGCAGCATGTCCACAAGCCGAATCAGCGGTAACCCGATCAGGCTCGTGGCATCACAGCCATGGGTGCTCTGGAACAGACTGACCCCCAACCCCTCCGCCTTGAAGCTGCCGGCGCAGTCCAGCGGCTGCTCGGCCGACACGTAGCGCTCCACGCGCTCCTGATCCAGCTCACGCATCGTCACGGTAAACGGCACGCAATCGACCTGGCAGTGGCCGGTGGCGCTGTTCAGCAGCGCCAGCCCGGTGAGGAAGGTGACCTGTTGTCCGCTGGCCTCCAGCAATTGTTCGCAGGCGCGCTCGAAGGTGTGGGGCTTGCCGAGGATCTGCTCACCTAGCACCGCGACCTGGTCGGAGCCGATGATCAGGTGCTGGGGGTGGCTGCCGGCTAGGGCCTCGGCCTTCTGTCGGGCCAGGCGACGGACCAGCTCGACGGCGGGCTCGCCACCCAGGCGCCGTTCGTCTAGGTCGGGGCTCGCCCAGGTGAAGGGCAGGCGCAGGCGAGCGAGCAGTTCGCGGCGGTATGGCGAGCTTGAGGCCAGTAACAAGGGAAGCATGGTAGACTCCTGGGCAATTGACCCAAATTCTAACATGCGAGATGCCACCTAATTTCCTTTGACAGGGAGGGGGTGCATCCCTAGAATGCTGCGCCTATGTTGAATGACCCGATTCCACCTCACGTTGACCCGCGCAAATTGGCTGATCGTGGCGTAACCCTCGAAGGTTCGCTGCAACTCGCTGATTTGGAAAGACTCTGCGACCCGCTTTCCGACAATGTCGGTACGGTGCAGGCGAAGTTCGATTTTGAACGAGATGAACAGCACGTAGTGGTTATCCACAGCGCGCTGGACGTCGAGGTCAAGATGGTTTGCCAGCGTTGTCTTGAGCTGGTCACCCTGCCGATCCACAGCGAATGTACATACGCCGTGGTGAAGGAGGGTGCGAACACCCAGTCGTTGCCGAAAGGCTATGACGTGCTGGAACTGGGCGAAGATCCATTGGATCTGCAGGCGCTGATCGAGGAAGAGCTTTTGCTCGCCCTGCCAATCGTGCCTGCTCATCATCCGGAAGAATGCCAGCAGCCGGCGGGACTCGATGAGCCCGAGCCGAGCAAGGACGAGGTATCGCGGTCCAACCCGTTCAGTGTATTGGCGCAGTTAAAGCGTGACCCAAACGTTTAGGAGTTAATCAATTATGGCTGTTCAGCAGAACAAAAAATCCCGCTCTGCCCGTGACATGCGCCGTTCGCACGACGCCCTGTCGGCTGAGGCCCTGTCGGTAGAGAAAACCACCGGTGAAGTACACCTGCGTCACCACGTTTCGCCAGAAGGCGTATACCGTGGTCGCAAAGTGATCGACAAGGGCGCTGACGAGTAATCCTTGTCCGCTCAGATCATCGCGATCGACGCAATGGGCGGGGACTTCGGTCCCCGCAGCATTGTCCAGGCTAGCATTGCCTGCCTTTCGGCTACTCCCTCGCTGCACCTGACCCTCGTCGGTCAACCCTCCCTCCTTGAAGAACTTGTCGGTGGCCTTGCGGCCGCGGATCGCGCGCGCCTGCAGATTGTCGCCGCCAGCGAGGTGGTCGGCATGGACGAGCGCCCGTCGCAAGCGTTGCGTGGCAAGCCCGACTCGTCGATGCGCGTCGCCCTCGAGCTGGTGCGCGATGGCAAGGCGCAGGCCTGCGTGAGCGCGGGCAACACCGGCGCGTTGATGGCGTTGTCGCGTTTCGTGCTCAAGACCCTGCCGGGCATCGATCGGCCGGCAATGGTTGCGGCGATCCCGACCCAGGTTGGCTACTGCCAGTTGCTTGATCTCGGCGCCAACGTCGACTGCAGCGCAGAGAACCTCTACCAATTCGCGGTGATGGGCTCGGTGGCGGCCCAGGCCCTGGGTGTCCAGCGGCCGAGGGTGGGGCTGCTCAATATCGGTACCGAGGACATCAAGGGCAACCAGCAGGTCAAGCTGGCGGCCAGTC
Coding sequences:
- the murB gene encoding UDP-N-acetylmuramate dehydrogenase; the encoded protein is MTAHWQERVSLKPYNTFGIDVSARFFTQAHDDQEARQALAQAAERQVPVLVIGGGSNLLLSRDVEALVLHMASRGRRLLSDDGERVVVEAEAGEPWHPFVQWSLAQGLCGLENLSLIPGTVGAAPMQNVGAYGVEIKDVFAGLTALDRETGELHDFSLEDCAFGYRDSLFKRNPGRWLILRVRFALNRTLQAHLDYGPVRQRLAEQGVEQLTAQAISDAICSIRREKLPDPAELGNAGSFFKNPVVPAALAERIRAAHPGVVAYPQADGQVKLAAGWLIEQAGWKGYRDGDAGVHRLQSLVLVNYGQASGAQLHGLARRIQADILERFGVELEMEPNLY
- the rne gene encoding ribonuclease E yields the protein MKRMLINATQPEELRVALVDGQRLYDLDIESGAREQKKANIYKGKITRIEPSLEAAFVDFGSERHGFLPLKEISREYFKKNPEGRVNIKEVLSEGQEVIVQVEKEERGNKGAALTTFISLAGRYLVLMPNNPRAGGISRRIEGEERNELREALNGLTVPGDMGLIVRTAGLGRSSEEMQWDLDYLLQLWTAIKEASQDRVAPFLIYQESNVIIRAIRDYLRQDIGEVLIDSIDAQEEALTFIRQVMPQYASKVKLYEDSVPLFNRFQIESQIETAFQRVVDLPSGGSIVIDPTEALVSIDINSARATKGSDIEETALQTNLEAAEEIARQLRLRDIGGLIVIDFIDMTPAKNQRAVEERVRECLEADRARVQVGRISRFGLLEMSRQRLRPSLGESSGIVCPRCSGTGIIRDVESLSLAILRLIEEEALKDRTAEVRAQVPIPVAAFLLNEKRNSITKIELRTRARIIILPNDHLETPHFEVQRLRDDNPDVLNNQSSYEIASAETEEAPQPTATRTLVRQEAAVKTAPARANAPVPTATEEQPAPAAPVATPVATEPSLFKGLVKSLVSLFAGKDEPAAAPAATTEKPATERSPRNEERRNGRQQSRNRNGRREEDRKPREERSERAPREERQPREERAPREERQPRQPREDRRGNREERVRELREPLDAAPAAREERAPREERAPREERVAREERAPREERAPREERAPREERAPREERAPREERAPREERAPREERAPREERAPREERAPREERAPREERQLRPEAQAAEQAVELAEEQLPNEELLQDEQEGADGERPRRRSRGQRRRSNRRERQRNANGELIEGSDEDAGEELPQQHQATELGAELAAGTAVIAAVATSNISADAEAEANQQAERASAAVAETQVEITEVVAEQVAIAPVVEQPVSEPVAAVEPSIEPVVEVAPQPVAEEAAVEQPAAVVEAAAEPAEVVEAPAVEAGEIAQAPVAEVIETLAPVAEQPAAPAVEIVEAQPEVVEAPVAEPAPVVVAEEAPVEPSTIMLPNGRAPNDPREVRRRKREAEAAAALAAAQAAPAEALETADEHKPHHG
- the rluC gene encoding 23S rRNA pseudouridine(955/2504/2580) synthase RluC, with product MTTNTPPTSGVQLIEVAPELAGQRIDNFLITALKGVPKTLVYRILRKGEVRVNKGRIKPEYKLQAGDIVRVPPVRLPERDEPAPVAQGLLQRLEAAIVYEDKALIVMNKPAGIAVHGGSGLSFGVIEALRQLRPDAKELELVHRLDRDTSGLLMIAKKRSMLRHLHAALRGDGVDKRYMALVRGHWPTSKKQVNAPLLKSNLRSGERMVEVNDEGKEALTMFRVLRRFGEFATIVEARPITGRTHQIRVHTLHAGHMIAGDSKYGDEDFSREIRELGGKRLFLHAYQLTVPLPDGGELKLEAPVDEVWAKTIERLAS
- a CDS encoding HAD family hydrolase, with the translated sequence MSKPYDLLIFDWDGTLADSIGRIVEAMNVAAGRAGEAASSDTAVKGIIGLALSEAIGLLYPHLDEAQVQVFRQHYADVYMALDQQPSPLFEGVVESLEAFRAEGYRLAVATGKARRGLDRVLKANGWEGYFDITRAADETRGKPHPLMLEEILAHCQVEPGRALMVGDSAFDLQMASNAGMHSVAVGYGAMPLQALAEFGPQLCIEHFSQLREWLANAAHINFQGR
- a CDS encoding S49 family peptidase, whose product is MADEWKAPESDEGAEERKSWKLLEKTLLAGVQEQRRARRWGIFFKLLTFVYLFGILALFTPLMDVDKAASRSASHTALVEVRGVIADQEPASADNIVKSLREAFKDPKTKGVVMRINSPGGSPVQSGYIYDEIRRLRAEYPAIKLYAVIADLGASGAYYIASAADEIYADKASLVGSIGVTAAGYGFVGTMDKLGVERRTYTAGEHKAFLDPFSPQKPEETAFWQGVLDTTHRQFIAMVKQGRGERLKDKDHPELFSGLIWSGEQAKALGLVDGLGSASYVARDIVGEKELVDFTVQESPFDRFSKRIGASVAERLALYMGFQGPSLR
- a CDS encoding Maf family protein, whose translation is MLPLLLASSSPYRRELLARLRLPFTWASPDLDERRLGGEPAVELVRRLARQKAEALAGSHPQHLIIGSDQVAVLGEQILGKPHTFERACEQLLEASGQQVTFLTGLALLNSATGHCQVDCVPFTVTMRELDQERVERYVSAEQPLDCAGSFKAEGLGVSLFQSTHGCDATSLIGLPLIRLVDMLHKEGVQVP
- a CDS encoding YceD family protein produces the protein MLNDPIPPHVDPRKLADRGVTLEGSLQLADLERLCDPLSDNVGTVQAKFDFERDEQHVVVIHSALDVEVKMVCQRCLELVTLPIHSECTYAVVKEGANTQSLPKGYDVLELGEDPLDLQALIEEELLLALPIVPAHHPEECQQPAGLDEPEPSKDEVSRSNPFSVLAQLKRDPNV
- the rpmF gene encoding 50S ribosomal protein L32, translating into MAVQQNKKSRSARDMRRSHDALSAEALSVEKTTGEVHLRHHVSPEGVYRGRKVIDKGADE
- the plsX gene encoding phosphate acyltransferase PlsX, giving the protein MSAQIIAIDAMGGDFGPRSIVQASIACLSATPSLHLTLVGQPSLLEELVGGLAAADRARLQIVAASEVVGMDERPSQALRGKPDSSMRVALELVRDGKAQACVSAGNTGALMALSRFVLKTLPGIDRPAMVAAIPTQVGYCQLLDLGANVDCSAENLYQFAVMGSVAAQALGVQRPRVGLLNIGTEDIKGNQQVKLAASLLQGARGLNYIGFVEGDGLYRGEADVVVCDGFVGNILLKSSEGLATMIGARIEALFRGGLLARAAGAMAMPLLRRLQADLAPARHNGASFLGLQGIVIKSHGSAGVQGFQSAIQRALIEIQENLPQRLHGRLEDLLR